A genomic stretch from Desulfolutivibrio sulfodismutans DSM 3696 includes:
- a CDS encoding YIP1 family protein: MRITCPECGFSRDVPDGKVPAATAVATCPKCRHRFRFRDFEDGFDPSSSAYEQPASEPRFSGEERDGYAPRAGLGASPRFPGAVRHGREPKGAADPAMHGEYDPSTPDAPRGQGRVFPPPSAHWEPSAPAEEAPVASEESTPLRMAPHPAAIDPPPRPEHAEERLRASEPAGREPRSEARQEQNGVRDIWARLQAMDDEDTARLTPPPRPAAHATGGPAHAAGGPAHAAGGPAHAAGGPARVATAPAGEAPAGRATEEPGSAPAPGVRPQAVSPPAAAAPEDTHAQRPAAASGGNGPAPDETDEAPGAKARRGDGRGATDSFSSPDSSSSSDSSSSSDSHGPFPEGRPDDAAQGEVPWERLDAYGFFPGLVLTLKRILFQPVEFFESMPPGRGKGKAMVFNLLLSEFLLLVDFLWALLGVRAKLADTGQTDALAAMAGVPGIGFLILLIMVPVFMAAGIYLDAGLTHLLLMLLRGNSKKFDETFRVMCYSAAPTVLSAVPVAGQLLSPVILIWYMMLQAIGLKKVHGAAYSQALAVVLIKWSLYLFLLLGMLHGLSSGG, encoded by the coding sequence ATGCGCATTACCTGCCCAGAATGCGGCTTTAGCCGGGACGTGCCGGATGGGAAGGTGCCCGCCGCGACCGCCGTGGCCACCTGTCCCAAATGCAGGCATCGCTTCCGGTTCCGCGATTTCGAGGACGGCTTCGATCCGTCCTCATCTGCTTACGAACAGCCCGCGTCCGAACCCAGGTTCTCCGGGGAGGAGAGGGATGGGTACGCCCCGCGTGCCGGTCTTGGCGCTTCCCCGCGTTTCCCGGGTGCCGTGCGGCATGGCCGTGAGCCCAAGGGCGCGGCCGATCCGGCCATGCACGGCGAATATGATCCCTCGACGCCGGACGCGCCACGCGGCCAGGGCCGTGTTTTTCCGCCGCCGTCGGCCCATTGGGAACCCTCGGCCCCGGCCGAGGAGGCCCCCGTTGCATCGGAAGAGTCCACGCCGCTTCGCATGGCCCCGCACCCGGCGGCCATAGACCCGCCACCCCGGCCGGAACATGCGGAAGAACGGTTGCGCGCCTCCGAACCCGCCGGGCGCGAACCTCGATCCGAGGCGCGCCAGGAGCAAAACGGCGTACGCGACATCTGGGCCAGGCTCCAGGCCATGGATGACGAGGACACGGCGCGCCTGACGCCGCCGCCACGGCCTGCCGCCCATGCCACAGGCGGCCCTGCCCATGCCGCAGGCGGCCCTGCCCATGCCGCAGGCGGCCCTGCCCATGCCGCAGGCGGCCCTGCTCGTGTCGCGACGGCCCCGGCCGGTGAGGCCCCTGCCGGGCGCGCCACTGAGGAACCCGGGTCAGCTCCGGCCCCCGGCGTCCGGCCCCAGGCTGTGTCGCCCCCGGCGGCGGCGGCCCCCGAAGACACGCATGCGCAGAGGCCTGCCGCTGCTTCTGGCGGCAATGGTCCGGCTCCCGACGAGACGGACGAGGCGCCTGGGGCGAAGGCCCGGCGCGGCGACGGCCGGGGCGCGACCGACTCGTTCTCTTCGCCCGATTCGTCCTCTTCGTCTGATTCGTCCTCTTCGTCCGATTCGCACGGGCCTTTCCCGGAGGGTCGGCCGGACGATGCCGCCCAGGGCGAGGTGCCCTGGGAGCGTCTGGACGCCTACGGATTTTTCCCTGGGCTGGTGTTGACGCTCAAGCGCATCCTGTTTCAGCCTGTGGAATTTTTCGAGTCCATGCCGCCTGGCCGGGGCAAGGGCAAGGCCATGGTCTTCAATCTGCTTTTGAGCGAATTTCTGCTTCTGGTGGATTTTTTATGGGCGCTTTTGGGGGTCCGGGCCAAGCTCGCGGACACGGGCCAGACCGACGCCCTGGCGGCCATGGCCGGGGTGCCGGGCATCGGCTTCCTGATCCTGCTGATCATGGTCCCGGTCTTCATGGCCGCCGGAATCTACCTGGACGCGGGGTTGACGCATCTTCTGCTCATGCTTCTGCGCGGCAACAGCAAAAAATTCGACGAGACCTTCCGGGTCATGTGCTACAGCGCGGCCCCCACGGTGCTCTCGGCCGTGCCCGTGGCCGGACAGTTATTATCGCCGGTGATCCTCATCTGGTACATGATGCTCCAGGCCATCGGCCTGAAAAAGGTCCATGGTGCGGCCTATTCCCAGGCCTTGGCCGTGGTGCTCATCAAATGGTCGCTGTATTTGTTCCTGTTGCTTGGGATGCTGCACGGTCTTTCCAGCGGAGGCTGA
- the fliS gene encoding flagellar export chaperone FliS — protein MQTAAKAYLKTQVNTTSQGDILLLLYEGAIKFLGQAKEKIAARDYAQKGILISRALDILAELQSSLNAQKGGTLAENLQKLYFICSTKLLQANLKMDTAIIDEVMKILAGLRDAFRAANAEVTGQPAAAPQPQSAPYGVAPPSMAAKAEPKAPAKAPVSFPGFAKRAAPPAADVSGGEAASAAAARIVPPVAPPRVGAPAAAPRPGAAAGPAVAASPEPSQAPMPPPQVHSPMRRAFAAYATAREQKSAS, from the coding sequence ATGCAAACAGCCGCCAAGGCGTATCTCAAGACACAGGTCAACACCACCAGCCAGGGGGACATTCTTCTGCTGCTCTATGAAGGAGCGATCAAGTTCCTCGGCCAGGCCAAGGAAAAAATTGCCGCCAGGGACTACGCCCAAAAGGGCATCCTCATCTCCCGGGCCCTGGATATCCTGGCCGAGTTGCAGTCGAGCCTAAACGCCCAGAAAGGCGGGACGTTGGCTGAAAATCTGCAAAAGCTCTACTTCATTTGCAGCACGAAGCTCTTGCAGGCCAATCTGAAGATGGACACGGCCATCATCGACGAGGTCATGAAGATCCTCGCCGGGCTGCGCGACGCCTTTCGTGCGGCCAACGCCGAGGTCACCGGCCAGCCGGCCGCCGCTCCCCAACCCCAAAGCGCCCCCTATGGCGTTGCGCCGCCTTCCATGGCCGCAAAGGCCGAGCCGAAGGCCCCGGCCAAGGCCCCCGTCAGCTTTCCCGGTTTCGCCAAGAGAGCCGCCCCCCCCGCGGCGGACGTCTCCGGGGGAGAAGCGGCCTCGGCTGCGGCCGCCCGGATCGTCCCCCCAGTTGCGCCGCCCCGGGTGGGCGCTCCTGCTGCCGCCCCGCGTCCGGGGGCCGCCGCAGGGCCCGCCGTGGCGGCGTCTCCGGAACCGTCCCAGGCCCCCATGCCGCCGCCCCAGGTCCACAGTCCCATGCGGCGGGCGTTTGCGGCCTACGCCACGGCCCGGGAGCAGAAAAGCGCCTCCTAA
- the fliD gene encoding flagellar filament capping protein FliD has protein sequence MSTTSTSGAITFTGLGSGTDFASMIDKLVAVEQTRITSLETWRTSWTDKIEAFQELNTQMLSLKTALEGMDTTGEFLVKTAGSSDGNVLSATAGADAQEGTHAIEVKQIAKNKIMATTDGVATTTESINTSGASRIFAYVYEGKTYSVAVPAGASLTDLKNLINIDGDNPGVKAAIVNDGTAYHLQLRGMDTGAESTLEISDTTTLAGYGSSDFTTSQTNQDALLKVDGWPATYMSRATNSISDVIEGVTLNLRSAGEADLDIETDLDSVKENIETFVEQVNAVRTMIIDLTKVTTTGSSVSTSTDSEQTQIGSLLTGNYGIQLISSRLKDATAGSAIGFDWATDPYTSLSSIGIMTDAQEGSVTAGLLVIDDEVLDAALEKDIDAVASLFSADYEGSTNSSDFSYASHIQGITEAGTYKVAYTVSGGVITSATINGHEAKISGNTILGQGKGNPENGLLLEIKNLTDGSYSGTSSMKLGKTGELINNLGDLTDSDTGPLAILEDNYNDITDMIDKKIEYEENRITLMESRLRERYARLDALLGYYDNISTSLESQIADLDE, from the coding sequence ATGAGCACCACCTCGACTTCCGGCGCGATCACCTTCACGGGCCTTGGCAGCGGCACGGACTTCGCCTCCATGATCGACAAGCTCGTGGCGGTGGAGCAAACCCGCATCACCAGCCTGGAGACATGGCGCACGTCCTGGACGGACAAGATCGAGGCGTTCCAGGAGCTCAATACCCAGATGCTGTCGCTCAAGACCGCCCTGGAAGGCATGGACACCACAGGCGAGTTCCTGGTCAAGACCGCGGGCTCCTCCGACGGCAACGTGCTCTCGGCCACGGCCGGGGCCGATGCCCAGGAAGGCACGCATGCGATAGAAGTCAAGCAGATCGCCAAGAACAAGATCATGGCCACCACGGACGGCGTGGCCACCACCACGGAAAGCATCAATACCTCGGGCGCGTCCCGCATCTTCGCCTATGTCTATGAGGGCAAGACCTATTCCGTGGCCGTCCCGGCCGGAGCCTCCCTGACCGACCTCAAAAACCTCATCAACATCGACGGCGACAACCCCGGGGTCAAGGCCGCCATCGTCAACGACGGGACCGCCTATCATCTCCAACTGCGCGGCATGGACACCGGCGCCGAGTCCACCCTGGAGATTTCGGACACGACGACACTGGCCGGCTACGGTTCCTCCGATTTCACCACCTCCCAGACCAACCAGGACGCCCTGCTCAAGGTGGACGGCTGGCCTGCGACGTATATGTCCCGGGCCACCAACAGCATCTCCGACGTCATCGAGGGCGTGACCCTGAACCTGCGTAGCGCCGGTGAAGCGGACCTGGACATTGAAACGGACCTGGATTCGGTCAAGGAAAACATCGAAACCTTCGTGGAGCAGGTCAACGCCGTACGCACCATGATCATAGACCTCACCAAGGTCACGACCACGGGAAGTTCGGTCTCGACCAGTACGGATAGCGAGCAAACCCAGATCGGGTCGCTGCTCACGGGCAACTACGGCATCCAGCTCATCAGCAGCCGCCTCAAGGATGCGACGGCCGGCAGCGCCATCGGATTCGACTGGGCCACCGACCCCTACACCTCCCTGTCCTCCATCGGCATCATGACCGACGCCCAGGAAGGTTCGGTCACTGCGGGACTTCTGGTCATCGACGACGAAGTCTTGGATGCGGCCCTGGAAAAGGACATCGACGCAGTGGCCTCGCTTTTTTCGGCCGACTACGAGGGAAGCACCAACTCCTCGGATTTCAGCTATGCCTCGCACATCCAGGGCATCACCGAGGCCGGAACCTACAAGGTGGCCTATACCGTGTCCGGGGGGGTGATCACCTCGGCCACCATCAACGGCCATGAGGCGAAGATAAGCGGCAACACCATCCTGGGGCAGGGCAAGGGGAATCCGGAAAACGGCCTGCTTCTTGAAATCAAGAACCTCACGGATGGCAGCTATTCCGGAACGAGTTCCATGAAGCTTGGCAAGACAGGGGAATTAATAAATAATCTCGGAGACTTGACAGATTCAGATACCGGACCTTTGGCGATTCTCGAAGACAACTATAATGATATTACCGATATGATCGATAAGAAGATTGAGTATGAAGAGAATCGCATCACCTTGATGGAGAGCCGCCTGCGCGAACGCTACGCCAGGCTTGACGCCCTCCTGGGCTACTACGACAACATCAGCACCTCTCTGGAGAGCCAGATTGCGGATCTGGACGAGTAG
- a CDS encoding flagellin N-terminal helical domain-containing protein yields MSLIINHNLMADNATRNLSTAYGALATSTRRLSSGLRIGTAADDAAGLAVRELMRADIAALNQGVRNANDAISLIQTADGALGVIDEKLIRMKELAEQAATGTYTSDQRLIIDSEYQAMASEITRIANATDFNGLYLLNGNLSSSTHNGAGLQSTGKLKVHFGTANDSAEDYYYIQIGTATASALGVGLAASNSISTQALAQASLDTLKNAIVSKDKIRANLGALQNRLENTITNLEIQAENLQAAESRISDVDVATEMTEFVRQQILTQAAVAMLSQANSLPRMALSLMG; encoded by the coding sequence ATGTCCCTGATCATCAACCACAACTTGATGGCCGACAACGCCACCCGCAACCTGAGCACCGCCTACGGCGCCCTGGCCACATCCACCCGCCGCCTGTCCTCGGGACTGCGCATCGGCACCGCCGCCGACGACGCCGCAGGCCTGGCCGTTCGCGAACTCATGCGGGCCGACATCGCCGCCCTGAACCAGGGCGTGCGCAACGCCAACGACGCCATCTCGCTCATCCAGACGGCGGACGGGGCGCTCGGGGTCATCGACGAAAAGCTCATCCGCATGAAGGAACTGGCCGAACAGGCGGCCACCGGCACCTACACCTCGGATCAGCGTCTGATCATCGACTCGGAATACCAGGCCATGGCCTCGGAAATCACCCGAATCGCCAACGCCACGGACTTCAACGGCCTCTACCTGTTAAACGGAAACCTGTCCTCGTCCACCCACAACGGGGCCGGCCTGCAATCCACCGGCAAGCTCAAGGTCCACTTCGGCACGGCCAACGACAGCGCCGAGGACTATTACTATATCCAGATCGGCACGGCCACGGCCTCGGCTCTGGGCGTCGGCCTGGCCGCCAGCAACAGCATCTCCACCCAGGCCCTGGCCCAGGCCAGCCTGGATACGCTCAAGAACGCCATTGTCTCCAAGGACAAGATCCGGGCCAACCTCGGCGCCTTGCAGAACCGCCTGGAAAACACCATCACCAACCTGGAGATCCAGGCCGAGAACCTCCAGGCCGCCGAATCGCGCATCTCCGACGTGGACGTGGCCACGGAGATGACCGAGTTCGTGCGCCAGCAGATCCTGACCCAGGCGGCGGTGGCCATGCTCTCCCAGGCCAACTCCCTGCCGCGTATGGCCCTGTCGCTGATGGGCTAG
- the tsaB gene encoding tRNA (adenosine(37)-N6)-threonylcarbamoyltransferase complex dimerization subunit type 1 TsaB, with protein sequence MSDLPGPVAGPTLVLCAVEEVLRVVLAEAGRVREAFSAKGQGVAMTFLVPAMAEALSRAGMSPAGLAGVACVCGPGSFTGIRVSLAVAEGLRLGTGIPLWGLAYPPLVARAAFALRPGAKRVAAVVHARKGLTYVQAFTARAGQAPSPVGPVRVLPAPLAAQAAWESFFPPDGEGAFEDAAVVGSGLRNNREAFAAVFPEACLLSDEAAFPDADILAAAATGPARDAVLPPDPIYQRPSDAEENLADISRRRGLDPDRAKALLAAAMASGVA encoded by the coding sequence TTGTCTGATCTCCCCGGGCCGGTGGCAGGGCCGACGCTGGTTCTGTGCGCCGTGGAAGAGGTGCTGCGCGTGGTCCTGGCCGAGGCCGGGCGGGTGCGGGAGGCCTTTTCGGCAAAGGGGCAGGGCGTGGCCATGACGTTTTTGGTTCCGGCCATGGCCGAGGCCCTTTCCCGGGCCGGGATGAGCCCGGCCGGGCTGGCCGGGGTGGCCTGCGTCTGCGGGCCGGGGAGCTTTACCGGCATCCGGGTGAGCCTGGCCGTGGCCGAGGGGCTGCGGCTGGGGACCGGGATTCCCCTGTGGGGGCTGGCCTATCCGCCCCTGGTCGCCCGGGCCGCCTTTGCCCTGCGTCCCGGGGCGAAACGCGTCGCCGCCGTGGTGCATGCCCGCAAGGGGCTCACGTATGTGCAGGCGTTTACGGCCCGGGCGGGCCAGGCCCCGAGCCCTGTCGGCCCTGTCCGGGTTCTGCCCGCCCCCCTGGCCGCCCAGGCGGCGTGGGAGTCGTTTTTCCCCCCGGACGGGGAGGGGGCTTTCGAGGATGCGGCGGTTGTCGGCTCGGGATTGCGCAACAACCGGGAGGCCTTCGCCGCCGTGTTTCCCGAGGCCTGCCTGCTCTCCGACGAGGCGGCCTTTCCCGACGCCGACATCCTGGCCGCCGCCGCCACAGGCCCGGCCCGGGACGCCGTGCTTCCCCCGGACCCCATCTATCAGCGCCCGAGCGACGCCGAGGAGAACCTGGCGGACATCTCCCGGCGGCGCGGCCTGGACCCCGACCGGGCCAAGGCCCTGCTGGCGGCGGCCATGGCCTCCGGCGTGGCCTGA
- the rseP gene encoding RIP metalloprotease RseP produces MESVLSVALVLGGLIFFHELGHFAVARLFGIGVVTFSLGFGPKLFGFKLGATRYLLSAIPLGGYVQLAAQDPEEEAPEGFAPSTFFRLRPAWQRMLVVAAGPGFNFILAWLIFWGLFLSYGRMEVLPVIGQVQKDSPAEVAGILPDDRVVAIDGKPVAHWDDLAGTVRQTGEKPVTLEIERGPDGAASRVQVTLTPRMQVTKNIFGEEERVPLLGLVSAGKTISTPLGTGSSAGEALTRTWEVVSMTLLGMLKLIQRVVPLDSLGGPIMIAQMVSRQAAEGLANVLALTAVISINLGILNLLPIPVLDGGHILFFTLETVFRRPVSQRWQQITTRVGLAFLIGLMALALYNDLQRIFV; encoded by the coding sequence ATGGAAAGCGTTTTGTCCGTGGCCCTGGTGCTCGGGGGCCTTATTTTTTTTCACGAGCTCGGGCACTTCGCCGTGGCCCGGTTGTTCGGCATCGGCGTGGTGACCTTTTCCCTTGGTTTTGGCCCCAAACTGTTCGGTTTCAAGCTGGGGGCCACCCGGTATCTCCTGTCGGCCATCCCCCTGGGGGGCTATGTGCAGTTGGCGGCCCAGGATCCCGAGGAAGAGGCCCCGGAGGGGTTCGCTCCCAGCACGTTTTTCCGGCTGCGTCCGGCCTGGCAGCGCATGCTGGTGGTGGCCGCCGGTCCCGGGTTCAACTTCATCCTGGCCTGGCTGATTTTCTGGGGGCTTTTTCTGTCCTACGGGCGCATGGAGGTGCTGCCGGTCATCGGGCAGGTGCAAAAGGACAGCCCGGCCGAGGTCGCGGGCATCCTTCCTGACGACCGGGTGGTGGCCATCGACGGCAAGCCCGTGGCCCACTGGGACGATTTGGCCGGAACCGTGCGCCAGACCGGGGAAAAGCCCGTGACCCTGGAGATCGAGCGCGGCCCGGACGGGGCCGCATCCCGGGTCCAGGTGACCCTGACGCCCCGGATGCAGGTGACCAAGAACATCTTCGGCGAGGAGGAGCGCGTGCCGCTTCTGGGGCTGGTCTCGGCCGGGAAAACCATATCCACGCCCCTGGGGACCGGGTCGTCGGCCGGAGAGGCCCTGACCCGCACCTGGGAGGTGGTGTCCATGACGCTTCTGGGCATGCTCAAGCTCATCCAGCGGGTGGTCCCCCTGGACAGCCTGGGCGGCCCGATCATGATCGCCCAAATGGTGAGCAGGCAGGCCGCCGAGGGCCTGGCCAACGTGCTGGCCCTGACCGCCGTCATCAGCATCAACCTGGGCATCCTGAACCTGTTGCCCATCCCGGTTCTCGACGGCGGCCACATCCTTTTCTTCACCCTGGAGACGGTCTTCCGCCGTCCGGTGAGCCAGCGCTGGCAGCAGATCACCACCCGGGTGGGATTGGCCTTCCTGATCGGGCTCATGGCCCTGGCCCTGTACAATGACCTGCAACGCATCTTTGTCTGA
- the dxr gene encoding 1-deoxy-D-xylulose-5-phosphate reductoisomerase, producing the protein MIDTAAHAAPFAPEHDSGAGYISSLPGEDALPGFPRRLCLLGSTGSIGKNALRVAEGRPERFTVAALAGATNLALLAEQAARFRPARLCVLTPSGVDALAGMLPAGYAPDIVHGPEGYASLAADADSDVVLSAIVGAAGLMPTLAAARAGKLVALANKESLVLAGDLIRQACRESGAVILPVDSEHNALFQALGGPGLRELPHVATLVLTASGGPFRDKPAAFLQTVTREQALNHPNWSMGPKISVDSATLMNKGLEVIEACRLFGLPPERVEVVVHPQSIVHSLARYHDGSLLAHLGPPDMRVAIAYCLGYPRRTPLDLPAVDLVALGSLTFEAPRHDDFPCLSLARHSLSLGAWGPVALNAANETAVELFLAGRIAFLDIPRLVDFALTTQAGVYADDLDAILEIDRTTRRRVRERAEGGAPRG; encoded by the coding sequence ATGATCGACACTGCGGCCCACGCGGCGCCCTTTGCCCCGGAGCACGATTCCGGGGCGGGTTACATCAGTTCCCTGCCGGGCGAAGACGCCCTTCCCGGATTTCCCCGCCGCCTGTGCCTGCTGGGCAGCACCGGCTCCATCGGCAAAAACGCCCTGCGCGTGGCGGAAGGGCGCCCTGAGCGGTTTACCGTGGCGGCCCTGGCCGGGGCCACCAATCTTGCGCTTTTGGCCGAACAGGCTGCCCGCTTCCGCCCCGCCCGCCTTTGCGTGCTTACCCCCTCCGGCGTGGACGCCCTGGCCGGGATGCTTCCCGCCGGATATGCCCCGGACATCGTGCATGGCCCCGAGGGCTACGCCTCCCTGGCCGCCGATGCCGATTCCGATGTGGTGCTGTCGGCCATCGTCGGAGCGGCCGGGCTTATGCCCACCCTGGCCGCGGCCCGGGCCGGGAAGCTCGTGGCCCTGGCCAACAAGGAATCCCTGGTCCTGGCGGGGGATCTCATCCGGCAGGCCTGCCGGGAGAGCGGGGCCGTGATCCTGCCCGTGGACTCGGAGCACAATGCCCTGTTCCAGGCCCTGGGCGGCCCGGGCCTGCGGGAGCTGCCCCATGTGGCGACGCTTGTGCTGACGGCCTCGGGGGGGCCGTTTCGGGACAAGCCCGCCGCGTTTTTGCAGACGGTCACCCGGGAGCAGGCGCTCAATCATCCCAACTGGTCCATGGGTCCGAAAATCAGCGTGGATTCGGCCACGCTCATGAACAAGGGCCTGGAGGTCATCGAGGCCTGCCGCCTGTTCGGACTGCCCCCGGAGCGGGTGGAGGTGGTGGTGCATCCCCAAAGCATCGTCCATTCCCTGGCCCGCTACCATGACGGGTCGCTTCTGGCCCACCTGGGGCCGCCGGACATGCGTGTGGCCATCGCCTACTGCCTGGGCTATCCCCGGCGCACACCGCTTGATCTGCCTGCCGTGGATCTGGTGGCCCTGGGCTCCCTGACCTTCGAGGCCCCGCGCCACGACGATTTTCCCTGTCTCTCCCTGGCCCGGCACAGCCTGTCGTTGGGGGCCTGGGGGCCGGTGGCGCTGAATGCGGCCAATGAAACCGCCGTGGAGCTTTTTTTGGCCGGCCGGATCGCCTTTCTGGACATCCCCCGGCTGGTGGATTTCGCCCTGACGACCCAGGCGGGGGTTTACGCCGACGATTTGGATGCTATATTGGAGATTGACCGCACGACCCGGCGGCGGGTCCGGGAGCGGGCCGAGGGGGGCGCCCCTCGGGGTTGA